The Prunus persica cultivar Lovell chromosome G7, Prunus_persica_NCBIv2, whole genome shotgun sequence genome has a segment encoding these proteins:
- the LOC18770454 gene encoding UPF0481 protein At3g47200, whose amino-acid sequence MADNNVSDHSVVQIKDDDKDDVIAEDRNGVELIVSSIRGKLHQNPPSTARSCIFGIPNVLHRHNEKAFVPNLVSIGPFQHGKKNLKVMQEIKLWYLHCLLDRKPTSETSLEYLVEAIKGMEQDCRDCYGEKIHMSSEKFVEMMVVDGCFIVELFRKYAKEVPRNEDDPVFYTAWMKLALTKDLFLLENQLPWKVVDCLFHHTMEKDEPESNALLLLALKFFEVSAFGQDPQPDPEPKHLLDGIRSSLLASYPSQDTQRYWEPIPSVTELLQAGVKFERRSNTWDNMLDITFENGVMEIPPISIEENAESLFRNLIAYEQCDPSIKSCNIASYAVILDNLINTSKDADFLIQKEIIVTKLSKEDIACLFNRLYSDTIVGYFCYVELTKNVNEYYQDRWHRWQTILSRDYFSNPWSIFSLAAALLILGFTFLQTLYALLTYY is encoded by the coding sequence ATGGCAGACAATAATGTCAGTGACCACTCCGTGGTGCAAATTAAGGATGACGACAAAGATGATGTGATTGCAGAAGATAGAAATGGTGTGGAATTAATAGTATCCTCGATTCGAGGAAAGCTTCACCAGAATCCTCCATCAACAGCTAGAAGTTGCATATTTGGAATCCCTAACGTGTTGCACAGGCATAACGAAAAAGCTTTTGTTCCAAATTTGGTTTCAATAGGGCCATTTCAACATGGAAAAAAGAACCTGAAAGTGATGCAAGAGATTAAGCTGTGGTATTTGCATTGCCTCCTTGATCGAAAGCCAACTTCAGAGACCAGTTTGGAGTACTTGGTGGAAGCCATTAAAGGTATGGAGCAAGACTGTCGTGATTGTTATggtgaaaaaattcatatgaGTAGTGAAAAATTTGTGGAAATGATGGTGGTTGATGGTTGCTTTATTGTGGAGCTCTTCCGCAAGTATGCAAAAGAGGTGCCCAGAAACGAGGATGATCCTGTGTTCTATACGGCATGGATGAAGTTGGCACTTACAAAAGACTTGTTTCTACTTGAAAACCAACTTCCCTGGAAAGTCGTTGACTGCTTATTCCACCACACAATGGAAAAAGATGAACCAGAATCCAATGCTCTACTCCTGCTTGCTCTGAAATTCTTTGAGGTGTCTGCATTCGGCCAGGATCCACAACCCGACCCAGAACCTAAGCATTTACTTGATGGCATAAGAAGCTCTTTACTTGCCTCGTACCCGTCGCAAGATACTCAAAGATATTGGGAACCGATTCCTTCTGTCACAGAACTTCTACAAGCTGGTGTCAAATTTGAACGTAGAAGCAATACTTGGGACAACATGCTCGACATAACCTTCGAAAATGGAGTTATGGAAATCCCACCAATATCCATTGAAGAAAATGCAGAGTCTCTCTTCAGAAACCTCATCGCCTATGAACAGTGTGATCCAAGCATCAAATCTTGTAACATTGCCTCGTACGCTGTCATCTTGGATAACCTTATTAACACTAGCAAAGATGCGGACTTTCTCATTCAGAAAGAAATCATAGTTACAAAATTGAGCAAGGAGGACATAGCCTGTCTCTTCAATAGGCTTTACAGTGACACTATAGTTGGCTATTTCTGTTACGTGGAACTCACCAAGAATGTGAACGAATATTATCAGGACCGCTGGCACAGATGGCAAACAATTCTCAGTCGTGATTATTTCAGCAATCCATGGTCAATCTTTTCGCTTGCTGCCGCGCTCTTGATCCTAGGTTTTACCTTCTTGCAAACCTTGTATGCCCTTCTGACTTACTACTAG
- the LOC18770053 gene encoding UPF0481 protein At3g47200 encodes MADNNVSDHSVVQIKDEDKDDVIAEDRNGVELIVSSIRGKLLQNPPSTARSCIFRIPNVLRRHNEKAFVPNLVSIGPFQHGKKNLKVMQEIKLWYLHCLLDRKPTSETSLEYLVEAIKSMEQDCRDCYGEKIHMSSEKFVEMMVVDGCFIVELFRKSEREVPVDEDDPVFNTAWMTSVLMKDLFLLENQLPWNVVDCLFHHTKEKDKPESKSLLLLALKFFEVSAFDQDPHADRPLETKHLLDGIRNSLLASYPQAETHSYWEPIPSVTELLQAGVEFKLRSDTWDNMLDITFKNGVMEIPPIDIGENAESLFRNLIAYEQSDPSIRDCNITSYAVILDNLINTSTDADFLIQKEIIVTQLSKEDIACLFNRLYSDTVVGYFCYVELTENVNAYYQDRWHRWQTILRRDYFSNPWSIFSLAAALLILGFTFLQTLYSLLTYY; translated from the coding sequence ATGGCAGACAATAATGTCAGTGACCACTCCGTGGTGCAAATTAAGGATGAGGACAAAGATGATGTGATTGCAGAAGATAGAAATGGTGTGGAATTAATAGTATCCTCGATTCGAGGAAAGCTTCTCCAGAATCCTCCATCAACAGCTAGAAGTTGCATATTTAGAATCCCTAACGTGTTGCGCAGGCATAACGAAAAAGCTTTTGTTCCAAATTTGGTTTCAATAGGGCCATTTCAACATGGGAAAAAGAACCTGAAAGTGATGCAAGAGATTAAGCTGTGGTATTTGCATTGCCTCCTTGATCGAAAGCCAACTTCAGAGACCAGTTTGGAGTACTTGGTGGAAGCcattaaaagtatggagcaagACTGTCGTGATTGTTATggtgaaaaaattcatatgaGTAGTGAAAAATTTGTGGAAATGATGGTGGTTGATGGTTGCTTTATCGTGGAGCTCTTCCGCAAGAGTGAAAGGGAGGTGCCCGTAGACGAGGATGATCCTGTGTTTAATACAGCATGGATGACGTCGGTACTTATGAAAGACTTGTTTCTACTTGAAAACCAGCTTCCTTGGAATGTCGTTGACTGTTTATTCCACCacacaaaggaaaaagataaacCAGAATCCAAATCTCTACTCCTGCTTGCTCTGAAATTCTTTGAGGTGTCTGCATTCGACCAGGATCCACACGCTGACAGACCATTGGAAACTAAGCATTTACTTGATGGCATAAGAAACTCTTTACTTGCCTCGTACCCGCAAGCAGAAACTCATAGTTATTGGGAACCGATTCCTTCTGTCACAGAACTTCTACAAGCTGGTGTCGAATTTAAACTTAGAAGTGATACTTGGGACAACATGCTCGACATAACCTTCAAAAATGGAGTTATGGAAATCCCACCAATAGATATTGGAGAAAATGCAGAGTCTCTCTTCAGAAACCTCATCGCCTATGAACAGTCGGATCCAAGCATCCGAGATTGTAACATTACCTCTTACGCTGTCATCTTGGATAATCTTATTAACACTAGCACAGATGCGGACTTTCTCATTCAGAAAGAAATTATAGTTACGCAATTGAGCAAGGAGGACATAGCCTGTCTCTTCAATAGGCTTTACAGTGACACTGTCGTTGGCTATTTCTGTTACGTGGAACTCACCGAGAATGTGAATGCATATTATCAGGACCGCTGGCACAGATGGCAAACAATTCTCAGACGTGATTATTTCAGTAATCCATGGTCAATCTTTTCGCTTGCTGCCGCGCTCTTGATCCTAGGTTTTACCTTCTTGCAAACCTTGTATTCCCTTCTGACTTACTACTAG
- the LOC18770225 gene encoding uncharacterized protein LOC18770225 isoform X1: MLLSSSFTPISFPSPKFTLYQNRSPKRILKMAQSAHNPVGRQQKIIVPNKHDEKLVGLLHETGSEEIVILCHGFRSTKETTTITNLAIALENEGISAFRFDFAGNGESEGTFQYGNYWREADDLHAVIQHFSGENRAASTILGHSKGGDVVLLYASKYHGIRTVVNVSGRYDLQRGIEERLGKDFVETIKKEGYLDVKNKTGDVSYRVTEESLMDRLSTDMHEACLQIDKECRVLTVHGSADETIPVEDALEFSKIIPNHKLHVIEGADHCYTSHQTELVSVVLDFIKAALQQDKATSN; encoded by the exons ATGCTGCTCTCAAGTTCTTTCACTCCCATAAGCTTCCCTTCACCAAAATTTACTCTCTACCAAAATCGCAGCCCAAAACGAATCTTGAAAATGGCACAATCTGCACACAACCCAG TGGGTCGGCAACAGAAAATCATTGTACCCAACAAACATGATGAAAAACTCGTGGGACTACTACATGAAACCGGTTCTGAGGAGATTGTAATCTTATGTCATGGTTTTCGATCCACCAAG GAAACCACTACTATTACAAACCTTGCCATTGCATTGGAAAATGAAGGAATTAGTGCCTTCCGTTTTGACTTTGCTGGAAATGG GGAGAGTGAAGGCACCTTTCAGTATGGTAACTATTGGAGAGAGGCTGATGACTTGCATGCTGTGATCCAACACTTCTCTGGGGAAAACCGTGCAGCAAGTACAATTCTTGGGCACAGTAAAG GTGGTGATGTGGTGCTCCTGTATGCTTCTAAGTATCATGGCATTCGCACAGTTGTCAATGTTTCTGGACGTTATGATCTCCAGAGAGGTATTGAAGAACGCTTAGGGAAAGACTTTGTGGAAACAATCAAGAAGGAAGGATATCTTGATGTTAAGAATAAGACGG GAGATGTTAGTTATCGTGTGACCGAGGAAAGTTTGATGGATCGCCTGAGTACTGATATGCATGAAGCATGCCTTCAGATTGACAAAGAATGCCG GGTCTTGACAGTCCATGGTTCTGCTGATGAGACCATCCCTGTTGAAGATGCATTAGAGTTTTCGAAGATAATACCAAACCACAAATTACATGTTATAGAAGGGGCTGATCATTGTTACACCTCACATCAGACTGAGTTAGTATCAGTTGTTTTGGACTTCATAAAGGCAGCACTGCAGCAGGACAAGGCTACTTCCAACTGA
- the LOC18770225 gene encoding uncharacterized protein LOC18770225 isoform X2: protein MAQSAHNPVGRQQKIIVPNKHDEKLVGLLHETGSEEIVILCHGFRSTKETTTITNLAIALENEGISAFRFDFAGNGESEGTFQYGNYWREADDLHAVIQHFSGENRAASTILGHSKGGDVVLLYASKYHGIRTVVNVSGRYDLQRGIEERLGKDFVETIKKEGYLDVKNKTGDVSYRVTEESLMDRLSTDMHEACLQIDKECRVLTVHGSADETIPVEDALEFSKIIPNHKLHVIEGADHCYTSHQTELVSVVLDFIKAALQQDKATSN, encoded by the exons ATGGCACAATCTGCACACAACCCAG TGGGTCGGCAACAGAAAATCATTGTACCCAACAAACATGATGAAAAACTCGTGGGACTACTACATGAAACCGGTTCTGAGGAGATTGTAATCTTATGTCATGGTTTTCGATCCACCAAG GAAACCACTACTATTACAAACCTTGCCATTGCATTGGAAAATGAAGGAATTAGTGCCTTCCGTTTTGACTTTGCTGGAAATGG GGAGAGTGAAGGCACCTTTCAGTATGGTAACTATTGGAGAGAGGCTGATGACTTGCATGCTGTGATCCAACACTTCTCTGGGGAAAACCGTGCAGCAAGTACAATTCTTGGGCACAGTAAAG GTGGTGATGTGGTGCTCCTGTATGCTTCTAAGTATCATGGCATTCGCACAGTTGTCAATGTTTCTGGACGTTATGATCTCCAGAGAGGTATTGAAGAACGCTTAGGGAAAGACTTTGTGGAAACAATCAAGAAGGAAGGATATCTTGATGTTAAGAATAAGACGG GAGATGTTAGTTATCGTGTGACCGAGGAAAGTTTGATGGATCGCCTGAGTACTGATATGCATGAAGCATGCCTTCAGATTGACAAAGAATGCCG GGTCTTGACAGTCCATGGTTCTGCTGATGAGACCATCCCTGTTGAAGATGCATTAGAGTTTTCGAAGATAATACCAAACCACAAATTACATGTTATAGAAGGGGCTGATCATTGTTACACCTCACATCAGACTGAGTTAGTATCAGTTGTTTTGGACTTCATAAAGGCAGCACTGCAGCAGGACAAGGCTACTTCCAACTGA